From Schistocerca cancellata isolate TAMUIC-IGC-003103 chromosome 6, iqSchCanc2.1, whole genome shotgun sequence, a single genomic window includes:
- the LOC126191298 gene encoding uncharacterized protein LOC126191298 isoform X2, whose product MFSMFTYRCLTVAVLLVCVSHVTGFSCEAGCPGFLDDPDKDKCCLTEYGLPRCCTSIEYHKQVLKDGVNGALNDWQGNLASGDWNGNRPLQDNRDWEISTFDGDSKFPTILIIIAMAALFGIVVTCYILCLCCPCCLLYKRRKRGAVYRLTVPQANQSSAAVVPNHPQEANFTQPTTVGAGLMPSVYNQPPQPLETNFAAPVTMGPPMGYSGYNPVHHPQVAMQPPPPYSVAVAGDPYPKQAPYNPLYQQ is encoded by the exons ATGTTCTCCATGTTTACTTACCGATGTTTGACAGTGGCCGTATTGCTAGTATGTGTATCACATGTAACAG GTTTTTCGTGTGAAGCTGGGTGCCCAGGTTTCCTCGATGATCCTGATAAAGACAAATGCTGTTTAACTGAATATGGATTACCAAGATGCTGCACATCTATAGAGTACCATAAGCAGGTATTGAAAGATGGTGTTAATGGAGCTCTGAACGATTGGCAGGGCAACTTAGCATCAGGGGACTGGAATGGCAATAGACCACTGCAAGATAATAGAGATTGGGAGATCAGTACATTTGATGGAGACTCAAA GTTTCCTACAATACTTATCATAATTGCTATGGCAGCACTTTTTGGAATTGTCGTTACATGTTACATACTCTGTTTATGCTGCCCATGTTGCTTACTCTACAAGCGAAGAAAGAGAGGAGCTGTTTACAGGC TGACAGTTCCACAAGCGAACCAGTCATCTGCAGCAGTTGTGCCCAATCATCCTCAAGAGGCAAACTTCACACAGCCAACTACAGTTGGGGCAGGTTTGATGCCCAGTGTATATAACCAGCCACCTCAGCCTTTGGAAACAAATTTTGCTGCGCCAGTCACAATGGGACCACCTATGGGATATAGTGGGTACAATCCAGTACATCATCCTCAAG TTGCCATGCAGCCACCTCCTCCATATAGTGTTGCAGTTGCAGGTGATCCTTATCCCAAACAGGCACCATATAATCCATTATATcaacagtaa
- the LOC126191298 gene encoding protein shisa-5-like isoform X1, with the protein MFSMFTYRCLTVAVLLVCVSHVTGFSCEAGCPGFLDDPDKDKCCLTEYGLPRCCTSIEYHKQVLKDGVNGALNDWQGNLASGDWNGNRPLQDNRDWEISTFDGDSKFPTILIIIAMAALFGIVVTCYILCLCCPCCLLYKRRKRGAVYRRVVTPTVTVPQANQSSAAVVPNHPQEANFTQPTTVGAGLMPSVYNQPPQPLETNFAAPVTMGPPMGYSGYNPVHHPQVAMQPPPPYSVAVAGDPYPKQAPYNPLYQQ; encoded by the exons ATGTTCTCCATGTTTACTTACCGATGTTTGACAGTGGCCGTATTGCTAGTATGTGTATCACATGTAACAG GTTTTTCGTGTGAAGCTGGGTGCCCAGGTTTCCTCGATGATCCTGATAAAGACAAATGCTGTTTAACTGAATATGGATTACCAAGATGCTGCACATCTATAGAGTACCATAAGCAGGTATTGAAAGATGGTGTTAATGGAGCTCTGAACGATTGGCAGGGCAACTTAGCATCAGGGGACTGGAATGGCAATAGACCACTGCAAGATAATAGAGATTGGGAGATCAGTACATTTGATGGAGACTCAAA GTTTCCTACAATACTTATCATAATTGCTATGGCAGCACTTTTTGGAATTGTCGTTACATGTTACATACTCTGTTTATGCTGCCCATGTTGCTTACTCTACAAGCGAAGAAAGAGAGGAGCTGTTTACAGGC GTGTTGTAACACCCACAGTGACAGTTCCACAAGCGAACCAGTCATCTGCAGCAGTTGTGCCCAATCATCCTCAAGAGGCAAACTTCACACAGCCAACTACAGTTGGGGCAGGTTTGATGCCCAGTGTATATAACCAGCCACCTCAGCCTTTGGAAACAAATTTTGCTGCGCCAGTCACAATGGGACCACCTATGGGATATAGTGGGTACAATCCAGTACATCATCCTCAAG TTGCCATGCAGCCACCTCCTCCATATAGTGTTGCAGTTGCAGGTGATCCTTATCCCAAACAGGCACCATATAATCCATTATATcaacagtaa